In the genome of Pseudomonas protegens, one region contains:
- a CDS encoding ATPase, with translation MRISTLLTLVVVLIAGTGASATAFAADDMSCHFLPMADSGADLRHAQSVGVLYSENTLNTLQYLEHYHSVALNGAKNAGLDPRISAAFVDSSDPQRAINWLMASLQKHFASVTLYDSLDALVQARPDAVVMLDTYNQLVTKGNSKVEARFIAKFYDANLQYIGQAEGIQAKVLPSVWVRGKAAPEIAAQINQQTELQVDALKQFDASLKALVSQGEAGQMAANK, from the coding sequence ATGAGAATCTCGACTCTATTGACCCTTGTGGTTGTCTTGATCGCGGGAACCGGTGCTTCTGCGACAGCCTTCGCCGCCGATGACATGTCCTGCCACTTCTTGCCCATGGCCGACAGCGGCGCCGATCTGCGGCACGCCCAGTCGGTCGGGGTGCTGTACAGCGAAAACACCCTCAATACCCTGCAATACCTGGAGCACTACCACTCGGTGGCGCTGAACGGGGCAAAAAATGCCGGGCTCGACCCGCGCATCAGTGCGGCCTTTGTCGACAGCTCCGACCCGCAGCGGGCGATCAACTGGTTGATGGCGTCGTTGCAGAAGCACTTCGCCAGCGTGACGCTGTATGACAGCCTCGATGCGCTGGTCCAGGCCCGCCCCGATGCGGTGGTGATGCTCGACACTTACAACCAGCTGGTGACCAAGGGCAACAGCAAGGTGGAAGCGCGTTTTATCGCCAAGTTCTATGACGCCAACCTGCAATACATCGGCCAGGCCGAAGGCATCCAGGCCAAGGTCCTGCCGTCGGTCTGGGTTCGGGGCAAGGCGGCGCCGGAGATCGCGGCGCAGATCAATCAGCAGACCGAACTGCAGGTCGACGCGCTGAAGCAGTTCGATGCATCGCTCAAGGCCCTGGTGAGTCAGGGCGAAGCAGGGCAGATGGCGGCCAACAAATGA
- a CDS encoding DUF1289 domain-containing protein, whose translation MAKEIDNPCIALCRLSGDLCLSCGRSKDDIRQWKRMKRPEKMAAVQRASARLKALQKKKG comes from the coding sequence ATGGCCAAGGAAATCGACAATCCGTGCATCGCCCTGTGCCGGCTCAGTGGCGACCTGTGCCTGAGTTGCGGGCGCAGCAAGGACGACATCCGCCAATGGAAGCGCATGAAGCGCCCGGAAAAGATGGCCGCGGTGCAGCGCGCCAGTGCGCGGCTCAAGGCCTTGCAGAAAAAGAAGGGCTGA
- a CDS encoding alpha/beta fold hydrolase, translated as MQLLPWSYACPEGFTLRGLRSAPSGKPLLHFLHGNGFCSMAYRPLLALLAESFDLWLSDVQGHGDSDHGGPFRGWNRTAQLAAEAFEAGRGAYADVPCYAVGHSFGGVLTSLILAERPQLFRKAVLLDPVIFSPSMISSLRLLSALGLNRRHSLARKAAARRQHWPDRAAARASLVNRGIFKGWSEDALNAYVEQALKDDGQGVALKCAPEREVDIFSSFPRHLWRSLRHVQTPSLVIHGRDSYPYVARSVKRWATINPHLSTQVIEGQHCFMQVDPAASARAILGFLRHEGR; from the coding sequence ATGCAGTTGCTTCCCTGGTCCTACGCCTGCCCCGAAGGCTTCACCCTGCGCGGCCTGCGCTCCGCACCTTCGGGTAAACCCCTGCTGCACTTTCTCCACGGCAACGGCTTCTGCTCCATGGCCTATCGTCCGCTGCTGGCCTTGCTGGCCGAGTCCTTCGACTTGTGGCTCAGCGACGTCCAGGGCCATGGCGACAGCGATCATGGCGGCCCGTTCCGCGGCTGGAACCGCACTGCACAGCTGGCCGCCGAAGCGTTCGAAGCCGGACGCGGGGCCTACGCCGACGTGCCCTGCTACGCCGTCGGCCACAGCTTTGGCGGAGTGCTCACCAGCCTGATCCTGGCCGAACGCCCGCAGCTGTTTCGTAAGGCGGTGCTGCTCGATCCGGTGATCTTCAGCCCGTCGATGATCAGTTCCCTGAGGCTGCTGTCGGCCCTGGGCCTCAATCGCCGCCACAGCCTGGCGCGCAAGGCCGCCGCCCGGCGCCAGCACTGGCCGGACCGCGCCGCGGCCAGGGCCAGCCTGGTCAACCGGGGAATCTTCAAGGGCTGGAGCGAAGACGCCCTGAATGCCTATGTCGAGCAGGCGCTCAAGGACGATGGCCAGGGCGTGGCGCTCAAATGCGCTCCCGAGCGCGAGGTGGACATTTTCAGCAGCTTCCCCCGGCACCTGTGGCGCTCCCTGCGTCACGTGCAGACCCCGAGCCTGGTGATCCATGGCCGCGACAGCTACCCCTACGTGGCCCGTTCGGTGAAACGCTGGGCAACCATCAATCCCCACCTGAGCACGCAAGTGATCGAAGGCCAACACTGCTTCATGCAAGTCGACCCGGCAGCCAGTGCACGGGCCATCCTCGGATTTCTACGCCACGAAGGCCGCTGA
- a CDS encoding amidohydrolase, giving the protein MSRPSLTLLLAAIQLACGTAMAATGAPVADAIWFNGPIITIDDQHPNAQAVAVKDGKILAVGDKQRVLKNQGPATQMLDLKGATLLPGFIDPHGHVSMVGFQAASANLLPPPDGANNSIPKLQQTLRDFEQQSPIPKQFGVLFGFGYDDSQLQEQRHPTKDELDAVSKDVPIAIVHQSSHLGVLNSKALELAKIHASTPNPEGGVIRRVEGSQEPNGVLEENAFFNALIKIFPKLSADQAVDMLSAGQKLYISYGYTTLQDGRSSADQIKTAIKAAGEGKLLADIVSYPDILTPGTRETLVAPWYHPSNQPVVYNQHFRIGGVKLTLDGSPQGKTAWLSQPYFKPPQGQDASYAGYGVIKDADALAIYKEALANRWQILSHTNGDRAIDQLLSSMRAAEKAYPGVDVRPVMIHGQTLRQDQVAELKQLKIFPSLFPMHTYYWGDWHRESVLGPERAQNISPTQWVLKAGMKFTTHHDAPVALPDSMRVLAATVNRTTRSGYVLGPDQRVTPLQALKAMTLWSAYQHFEEDRKGSITPGKLADFAVLSANPLTVAPATLSEIQVLKTVKEGRVIYERPAQVALRPAPLGMHGDPSLPRPQGIKAVVQGDGDLGPALEVIYDRLAPAQP; this is encoded by the coding sequence ATGTCTCGCCCCTCCCTCACACTGCTCCTGGCCGCGATCCAGCTCGCCTGCGGCACCGCCATGGCTGCCACGGGCGCTCCGGTGGCCGACGCCATCTGGTTCAACGGCCCGATCATCACCATCGACGACCAGCACCCCAATGCCCAGGCCGTGGCGGTGAAGGACGGCAAGATCCTCGCCGTGGGCGACAAGCAGCGAGTGCTGAAGAACCAGGGCCCGGCCACGCAGATGCTCGACCTCAAGGGCGCCACCCTGCTGCCGGGTTTCATCGATCCCCACGGCCACGTGTCGATGGTCGGCTTCCAGGCCGCCAGCGCCAACCTGCTGCCACCGCCGGACGGCGCCAACAACAGCATCCCCAAGCTTCAGCAAACCCTGCGCGACTTCGAGCAGCAGTCGCCGATCCCCAAGCAGTTCGGCGTGCTGTTCGGCTTTGGCTATGACGATTCCCAACTTCAGGAACAGCGTCATCCGACCAAGGACGAGCTGGACGCGGTGTCCAAGGACGTCCCCATCGCCATCGTCCACCAGTCCTCGCACCTGGGGGTGCTCAACAGCAAGGCCCTGGAACTGGCGAAGATCCACGCCTCGACCCCTAACCCGGAAGGCGGGGTGATCCGTCGGGTCGAGGGCAGCCAGGAACCCAACGGCGTGCTGGAGGAAAACGCCTTCTTCAATGCCCTGATCAAGATCTTCCCCAAGCTCAGCGCCGACCAGGCGGTGGACATGCTCAGCGCCGGGCAGAAGCTGTACATCAGCTATGGCTACACCACCCTGCAGGACGGTCGCTCCTCTGCGGACCAGATCAAGACCGCGATCAAGGCCGCGGGCGAAGGCAAACTGCTGGCGGACATCGTTTCCTACCCGGATATCCTCACCCCCGGCACCCGGGAAACGCTGGTCGCGCCCTGGTATCACCCGAGCAACCAGCCAGTGGTGTACAACCAGCACTTTCGCATCGGCGGGGTCAAGCTGACCCTGGACGGTTCGCCCCAGGGCAAGACCGCCTGGCTGAGCCAGCCCTACTTCAAGCCGCCCCAGGGCCAGGACGCCAGCTATGCCGGCTATGGCGTGATCAAGGACGCCGACGCCCTGGCCATCTACAAGGAAGCCTTGGCCAACCGCTGGCAGATCCTCTCCCACACCAACGGCGACCGGGCCATCGACCAGTTGCTGAGCTCGATGCGCGCCGCGGAAAAAGCCTACCCCGGCGTCGATGTACGTCCGGTGATGATCCACGGCCAGACTCTGCGCCAGGACCAGGTGGCCGAGCTCAAGCAACTGAAGATCTTCCCGTCACTGTTCCCCATGCACACTTATTACTGGGGCGACTGGCACCGCGAATCGGTGCTGGGCCCGGAACGTGCGCAAAACATCTCGCCGACCCAATGGGTGCTCAAGGCCGGGATGAAGTTCACCACCCACCACGATGCGCCGGTGGCCCTGCCGGACTCCATGCGAGTGCTGGCGGCCACAGTCAATCGCACCACCCGCAGCGGCTATGTGCTGGGCCCGGACCAGCGAGTGACGCCTCTGCAAGCACTCAAGGCCATGACCCTGTGGTCGGCCTACCAGCACTTCGAGGAGGATCGCAAAGGTTCCATCACCCCGGGCAAGCTGGCGGACTTCGCCGTGCTCTCGGCCAATCCGCTGACCGTGGCGCCCGCGACCCTGAGCGAGATCCAGGTGCTCAAGACGGTCAAGGAAGGCCGGGTGATCTATGAGCGACCCGCCCAGGTGGCGCTGCGACCAGCACCGCTGGGCATGCATGGCGACCCGTCGCTGCCGCGGCCCCAGGGCATCAAGGCGGTGGTCCAGGGTGACGGCGATCTGGGGCCGGCGCTGGAGGTGATCTATGACCGGCTGGCGCCGGCGCAGCCTTGA
- a CDS encoding LysE family translocator — MDAHSILTYTLVAAIAIASPGPATLVALHNSVAYGAKSTIWSSLGNVSGLFCMSAAAMLGLGALIASSEWVFNAVKIVGAGYLFYLGAKQLFSKRQLLSASSADNGKLAPPPRFKLFKSAFLTAATNPKATIFFTALFPQFIDQHTALLPQFFILTLIFMALSLTSLSVYALLASRAKGVLTRPALSKWVNRVVGSTFIFFGTSILAMRRQTV; from the coding sequence ATGGATGCTCACTCGATATTGACCTACACCCTGGTGGCGGCCATCGCCATTGCCAGCCCCGGCCCCGCTACCCTGGTGGCGCTGCACAACAGCGTGGCCTACGGCGCCAAGTCCACTATCTGGTCATCGTTGGGCAATGTCAGCGGGCTGTTCTGCATGTCTGCCGCGGCCATGCTCGGCCTCGGCGCGCTGATCGCCAGTTCCGAGTGGGTTTTCAATGCGGTGAAGATCGTCGGTGCCGGCTACCTGTTCTACCTCGGCGCCAAGCAGCTGTTCAGCAAGCGCCAGCTGCTGAGCGCCAGCAGCGCCGACAACGGCAAGCTCGCGCCGCCGCCACGCTTCAAACTGTTCAAGTCGGCCTTCCTGACCGCCGCCACCAACCCCAAGGCGACGATCTTCTTCACCGCGCTGTTCCCGCAGTTCATCGACCAGCACACCGCGCTGCTGCCGCAGTTCTTCATCCTGACCCTGATCTTCATGGCCCTGTCGCTAACCTCCCTCAGCGTCTATGCGCTGCTCGCTTCCCGGGCCAAGGGCGTGTTGACCCGCCCGGCGCTGTCCAAGTGGGTCAATCGCGTAGTGGGTTCGACCTTCATCTTCTTCGGCACCAGCATCCTGGCCATGCGTCGGCAAACGGTCTGA
- a CDS encoding GlxA family transcriptional regulator → MNDFTVLLLPGAFASSVALTLDILSCAALLAPRLGLGAPRWRVCALHAGQVRLGQGLLLEVEALDATADDRSCWILPGLGLDTPEAIAQRLQHADVAPVLQTLRHHVQSGAPVAASCSAVFLLQAAGLLHGRRVTTSWWLAPLLQEWVADCHVDPDQMVIVDPPLTTAGAALGQSDLLLHLLRRRFSPALADAVGQVLLIDRRQLQAPCTVPAMMAQGNALISRLSAHIEACLPRLPSVGELAAQFGMSERTLGRQVRKATGHSSLRLIQRVQLNRARALLQNSKYSVESVAEQVGYQDATALRRLMRKLLNATPRQLR, encoded by the coding sequence ATGAACGATTTCACCGTCCTGCTGCTTCCCGGTGCCTTTGCCTCCAGCGTCGCCCTGACCCTGGACATACTGTCCTGCGCCGCCCTGCTGGCTCCGCGCCTGGGGCTGGGCGCGCCGCGCTGGCGGGTCTGTGCACTGCACGCTGGCCAGGTGCGCCTGGGGCAAGGCTTGCTGCTGGAAGTCGAGGCCCTGGACGCCACGGCCGACGACCGCTCCTGCTGGATTCTGCCGGGGCTGGGCCTCGACACCCCGGAAGCCATCGCCCAGCGCCTGCAGCATGCGGATGTGGCACCCGTGCTCCAGACCCTGCGCCATCACGTGCAGAGCGGCGCGCCAGTCGCGGCGTCCTGTTCCGCCGTGTTCCTGCTGCAGGCCGCCGGGCTGCTGCACGGGCGCCGGGTAACCACCTCCTGGTGGCTGGCGCCGCTGCTGCAAGAGTGGGTCGCCGACTGCCACGTGGACCCGGATCAGATGGTCATCGTCGATCCGCCGCTGACCACCGCCGGTGCCGCCCTGGGCCAGTCCGACCTGTTGCTGCACTTGCTGCGCAGGCGCTTCTCCCCGGCCCTGGCGGACGCGGTCGGGCAGGTGCTGCTGATTGATCGACGCCAGTTGCAAGCGCCTTGCACGGTTCCGGCGATGATGGCCCAGGGCAACGCCCTGATCAGTCGTCTCAGCGCCCATATCGAAGCCTGCCTGCCGCGGCTGCCCAGCGTCGGCGAACTGGCGGCGCAGTTTGGCATGTCCGAACGCACCCTGGGCCGTCAGGTGCGCAAGGCCACCGGCCACAGCAGCTTGCGCCTGATCCAGCGCGTGCAACTGAACCGCGCCCGGGCGCTGCTGCAGAACAGCAAATACTCGGTGGAAAGCGTCGCCGAACAGGTCGGTTATCAGGACGCCACCGCCCTGCGCCGGCTGATGCGCAAGCTGCTCAACGCCACGCCGCGACAGCTGCGTTGA
- a CDS encoding tautomerase family protein yields MPNILIKIPQGAFDAQQRERILQEVTQVALDVEQIGEDPRQRALCWVLLEELAPGAWRCGGADPGAQALPCLVQVKVPAGVLDAARRQAYVAGLHQALAACRSAEDGRVLMTSILLDEVPDGTWGANGTLWQLADFTRAAGYRHLSQATGQ; encoded by the coding sequence ATGCCCAACATCCTGATCAAGATTCCCCAGGGCGCCTTCGATGCCCAGCAGCGTGAGCGGATCCTGCAGGAGGTGACGCAAGTGGCGCTGGACGTGGAGCAGATCGGCGAGGACCCGCGTCAGCGGGCGCTGTGCTGGGTCTTGCTGGAGGAGCTGGCCCCGGGCGCCTGGCGCTGTGGCGGCGCCGATCCTGGTGCCCAGGCGCTGCCTTGCCTGGTGCAGGTCAAGGTGCCCGCTGGGGTGCTCGATGCTGCCCGGCGCCAGGCCTATGTCGCCGGGTTGCATCAGGCCCTGGCCGCGTGCCGGTCGGCAGAGGACGGGCGGGTGCTGATGACCTCGATCCTGCTGGATGAAGTGCCCGATGGCACCTGGGGCGCCAATGGCACGCTGTGGCAGCTGGCGGATTTCACCCGGGCGGCGGGG
- a CDS encoding CAP domain-containing protein, with the protein MRSLLLPAAALSLGLLAATGAAADDQSQLIESINAYRSQPQRCANQASSELPPLASDPRLILPVDNIGDLQQAMSRAGYPMVNVQAISLSGPRDAQAAMQAVRESFCQVVLDPQFVDIGVNRQANQWRIVLARPLLSARLGDWQAEGQQLLAQINTARSQPRQCGEQRFAATVPLAWNATLGSTAEAHSRAMANQNYFDHKDHDGRTPGDRAELAGYAGQQVGENIAAGQDSVRKVLDGWLASPGHCANLMNPTYRELGAAYAVDPKSDAGIYWTAMFGAP; encoded by the coding sequence ATGCGCTCATTGCTCTTGCCCGCCGCCGCCCTGTCGCTGGGCTTGCTGGCGGCCACCGGCGCCGCCGCCGACGACCAATCGCAACTGATCGAGTCGATCAACGCCTACCGCAGCCAGCCGCAACGCTGCGCCAACCAGGCCTCCTCGGAGTTGCCGCCACTGGCCAGCGATCCGCGCCTGATCCTGCCGGTGGACAACATCGGCGACTTGCAACAGGCCATGTCCCGGGCGGGCTACCCCATGGTCAACGTGCAGGCCATCAGCCTCTCCGGGCCACGGGATGCCCAGGCGGCGATGCAGGCGGTGCGCGAGAGCTTCTGCCAGGTGGTGCTGGACCCGCAGTTCGTCGATATCGGCGTCAATCGCCAGGCCAACCAGTGGCGCATCGTCCTCGCCCGGCCGTTGCTGTCCGCGCGTCTCGGCGATTGGCAAGCCGAGGGCCAGCAACTGCTGGCCCAGATCAATACCGCCCGCAGCCAGCCGCGGCAATGCGGCGAGCAGCGCTTCGCCGCCACCGTGCCGCTGGCCTGGAACGCCACCCTGGGCAGCACCGCCGAAGCCCACAGCCGGGCCATGGCCAACCAGAACTACTTCGATCACAAGGACCACGACGGCCGCACCCCGGGCGACCGCGCGGAGCTGGCAGGCTATGCCGGCCAGCAGGTGGGCGAGAACATCGCCGCCGGCCAGGACAGCGTGCGCAAGGTGCTGGACGGCTGGCTGGCCAGCCCCGGGCATTGCGCCAACCTGATGAACCCGACCTACCGCGAACTGGGCGCGGCCTACGCGGTGGACCCGAAAAGCGACGCCGGCATCTACTGGACGGCGATGTTCGGCGCGCCCTGA
- a CDS encoding alpha-ketoglutarate-dependent dioxygenase AlkB family protein has translation MNPPEIDFFPDFITDPQRLFNHLKHDVQWDERMRARKTASFGAPYDYSQITYPAVPMPEALEQLCGPIEQLLGFRPNNCLLNFYPDGQSSMGFHSDANEQLVEGTGVVIVSLGHARAMVFRHKESGATFDYSLASGSLLHMSDELQKHWLHAIPKAPDAGERISLSFRQLKTA, from the coding sequence ATGAATCCACCCGAGATCGACTTTTTCCCCGACTTCATCACCGACCCGCAACGGCTGTTCAACCACCTCAAGCATGACGTGCAGTGGGACGAGCGCATGCGGGCGCGCAAGACCGCCAGCTTCGGCGCGCCCTATGACTACTCGCAGATCACCTACCCGGCGGTGCCGATGCCCGAGGCGCTGGAACAGCTGTGCGGGCCGATCGAGCAGCTGCTGGGCTTTCGTCCCAACAACTGCCTGCTCAACTTCTACCCGGACGGCCAGTCCTCCATGGGCTTTCACTCCGACGCCAACGAGCAACTGGTGGAAGGCACCGGGGTGGTGATCGTCTCCCTGGGTCACGCCCGGGCCATGGTCTTTCGCCACAAGGAAAGCGGCGCCACCTTCGACTACAGCCTGGCCAGCGGCTCGCTGCTGCACATGTCCGACGAACTGCAGAAACACTGGCTGCACGCGATTCCCAAGGCGCCGGATGCGGGCGAACGCATCAGCCTGTCGTTTCGCCAGCTCAAGACCGCGTAG
- a CDS encoding murein L,D-transpeptidase — MFKKHACYLSLCLLAAPLVALAGEQAPLPASPMQQALTQLAVACPALATRVNPARQQLLQGFYQQQGEQPLWGVEGRLADLQAQLAQLVDDGLDPSHYRLPSNSPAADPCHDIEISQQYLQALQDLHYGRLSQTRFEPLWRAQPLPDDRQAALLALAVPGIEHLATAFEQARPNLEQYRNLRQAYARLRQQPLPQWPAVAGGPLLRPDMQDKRVPDLALRLYRGGLLPSPEVSADNTYGSELVSAVKNFQLSHSLQADGVIGAGTLKELNVSPAQRREQLRINLERLRWLAQDFEPNIVLVNVAAAQLTLYKDDAVVWQTRTQVGRAERQTPLLKSQVTRLTLNPTWTVPPTILKEDKLPEIRRDQGFLDRQNLQVLDANGQPLAAEDIDWERPGNILLRQGAGPRNPLGRIAIRFPNPFSVYLHDTPSQALFSKGPRAFSSGCVRVEQALQLRDWLLSPAERLRTNDLLATGLTHEFRLAKPVPILLSYWTVQADSHGQLLYAPDIYGHDEVLSSALGSKLL, encoded by the coding sequence TTGTTCAAAAAACACGCATGTTACTTGAGCCTGTGCTTGCTCGCTGCGCCATTGGTCGCGCTGGCCGGGGAGCAGGCGCCGCTGCCGGCGAGTCCGATGCAACAGGCGCTGACCCAACTGGCGGTGGCGTGTCCGGCCCTGGCCACGCGCGTGAATCCTGCCCGGCAGCAGCTGTTGCAGGGCTTCTACCAGCAGCAGGGCGAGCAGCCGCTGTGGGGCGTCGAAGGACGCTTGGCCGACCTGCAGGCGCAGCTGGCGCAACTGGTGGACGACGGTCTGGACCCTAGCCATTACCGCCTGCCGTCGAACAGTCCGGCGGCCGACCCGTGTCACGACATCGAAATCAGCCAGCAGTACCTGCAAGCCTTGCAGGACCTGCATTACGGACGCCTGTCGCAGACCCGCTTCGAACCCCTGTGGCGAGCCCAGCCGCTGCCGGACGATCGCCAGGCGGCGTTGCTGGCGCTGGCCGTGCCGGGCATCGAGCATCTGGCCACGGCCTTTGAACAGGCCCGGCCCAACCTTGAGCAGTACCGCAACCTGCGCCAGGCCTATGCCCGGCTTCGCCAGCAACCCTTGCCCCAATGGCCGGCAGTGGCCGGCGGCCCGTTGCTGCGTCCGGACATGCAGGACAAGCGCGTCCCCGACCTGGCCCTGCGCCTGTACCGCGGCGGCCTGCTGCCGAGCCCGGAGGTCAGTGCGGATAATACCTACGGCAGTGAGCTGGTGAGCGCCGTGAAAAACTTCCAGCTCAGTCACTCGCTGCAGGCCGATGGCGTGATCGGCGCGGGCACCCTCAAGGAGCTCAACGTCAGCCCGGCCCAGCGCCGCGAGCAGTTGCGCATCAACCTTGAACGCCTGCGCTGGCTGGCCCAGGATTTCGAACCGAACATCGTCCTGGTCAATGTCGCCGCGGCGCAGTTGACCCTCTACAAGGACGACGCGGTGGTCTGGCAGACCCGCACCCAGGTCGGCCGCGCCGAGCGCCAGACCCCGTTGCTCAAATCCCAGGTCACGCGCCTGACCCTGAACCCCACCTGGACCGTGCCGCCGACCATCCTCAAGGAAGACAAGCTGCCGGAGATCCGCCGTGACCAGGGCTTCCTCGACCGCCAGAACCTGCAGGTACTGGACGCCAATGGCCAGCCCCTGGCCGCCGAGGACATCGACTGGGAACGTCCGGGCAATATCCTCCTGCGCCAGGGCGCGGGGCCGCGCAACCCCCTGGGACGCATCGCCATCCGCTTTCCCAACCCGTTCTCGGTGTACCTGCACGACACCCCGAGCCAGGCCCTGTTCAGCAAGGGGCCGCGGGCCTTCAGCTCGGGCTGCGTGCGGGTCGAACAGGCGCTGCAACTGCGCGACTGGCTGCTGAGTCCGGCGGAACGGCTGCGCACCAACGACCTCTTGGCCACCGGCCTGACCCATGAGTTCCGCCTGGCCAAGCCGGTGCCGATCCTGCTCAGCTACTGGACGGTGCAGGCCGACAGCCATGGGCAGTTGCTGTACGCCCCGGACATCTATGGGCATGACGAGGTGCTGTCCAGCGCCCTGGGCAGCAAGCTCCTGTAG
- a CDS encoding murein L,D-transpeptidase catalytic domain family protein yields the protein MLTFLCRFCLAAIALGAICSPSFAANKPRPAASPALYASLAHAAPELNPQALKSALSAMQCAVASGARQARHLAVIDYSQPSTARRLWIFDLRSKKLVLRDLVAHGQKSGENFATQFSNRLGSYQSSLGLFRTQESYEGSHGYSLRMDGLEPGFNDRARDRDIVIHAADYVNPLWSQRQGRIGRSQGCPAVRPQVARQVIDKLKDGQFMFSWYPDQRWLKSSAYLNCQPRQVASILSANGG from the coding sequence ATGTTGACCTTCTTGTGCCGATTCTGCCTGGCGGCCATTGCCCTGGGCGCCATTTGCAGTCCTTCTTTCGCCGCCAACAAACCTCGCCCCGCCGCCAGTCCCGCGCTGTACGCCAGCCTCGCCCACGCCGCGCCGGAACTCAATCCCCAGGCCCTGAAAAGCGCCCTCAGCGCCATGCAATGCGCGGTCGCCAGTGGCGCCCGCCAGGCCCGGCACCTGGCGGTGATCGACTACTCGCAACCGTCCACCGCCCGGCGCCTGTGGATCTTCGACCTGCGCAGCAAGAAACTGGTGCTGCGCGACCTGGTGGCCCACGGCCAGAAGTCCGGGGAAAACTTCGCCACCCAGTTCTCCAACCGCCTGGGCAGCTACCAGTCCAGCCTGGGCCTGTTCCGCACCCAGGAAAGCTACGAAGGCAGCCATGGCTACTCGCTGCGCATGGACGGCCTGGAGCCCGGCTTCAACGACCGGGCCCGGGACCGCGACATCGTGATCCATGCCGCCGACTACGTGAACCCCTTGTGGAGCCAGCGCCAGGGCCGCATCGGCCGCAGCCAGGGCTGCCCGGCGGTGCGCCCGCAAGTGGCGCGCCAGGTGATAGACAAGCTCAAGGATGGCCAGTTCATGTTCTCCTGGTACCCGGACCAGCGCTGGCTGAAATCCTCGGCCTACCTCAACTGCCAGCCGCGTCAGGTGGCGAGCATCCTCAGTGCCAATGGCGGCTGA
- a CDS encoding NAD(P)-dependent alcohol dehydrogenase gives MQTFGYAAQSAGVPLAPFTFQRRALRANDVAMEILYCGVCHSDLHQARNDWGASRYPMVPGHEIVGRVTAVGPEVKQYKVGDSVAVGCMVDSCQVCDQCRKGEEQMCREHNTQTYNGLDRITREVTYGGYSKHLVVREEFVLRVPEGLDLAKAAPLLCAGITTYSPLRTWNVGPGSRVGVIGLGGLGHMAVKLAVGMGAKVTVLSRSADKRADALALGADALLVSSDPQAMARAQSSFDLIIDTIPVRHDVSPYMPLLDIDCTLVIVGQVGPIDEQLTLPMLLGRRRLAGSPIGGIAQTQEMLDFCARKTILPDCEMIAMQDINQAFERMERADVRYRFVIDMASLGSGA, from the coding sequence ATGCAAACCTTCGGTTACGCAGCCCAGTCCGCCGGGGTTCCCCTGGCGCCTTTCACCTTCCAGCGTCGCGCCCTGCGCGCCAACGACGTGGCGATGGAAATCCTCTATTGCGGGGTCTGCCACTCCGACCTGCACCAGGCGCGCAACGACTGGGGCGCCAGCCGCTACCCCATGGTCCCGGGCCACGAGATCGTCGGCCGGGTCACCGCCGTCGGCCCCGAGGTCAAGCAGTACAAGGTCGGCGACAGCGTCGCCGTCGGCTGCATGGTGGACTCCTGCCAGGTATGCGACCAGTGCCGCAAGGGCGAAGAACAGATGTGCCGCGAGCACAATACCCAGACCTACAACGGCCTGGACCGCATCACCCGCGAGGTGACCTACGGCGGCTACTCCAAGCATCTGGTGGTACGCGAAGAATTCGTCCTGCGGGTGCCCGAGGGCCTGGACCTGGCCAAGGCCGCGCCGCTGCTGTGCGCCGGCATCACCACCTATTCGCCGCTGCGCACCTGGAATGTCGGGCCCGGCAGCCGGGTGGGGGTCATCGGCCTCGGTGGCCTGGGGCACATGGCGGTCAAGCTGGCGGTGGGCATGGGAGCCAAGGTCACGGTCCTCAGCCGCAGCGCCGACAAGCGCGCCGACGCCCTGGCCCTGGGCGCCGATGCACTGCTGGTGTCCAGCGACCCGCAGGCCATGGCCCGCGCCCAGTCGAGCTTCGACCTGATCATCGACACCATTCCGGTGCGCCACGACGTCTCGCCCTACATGCCCCTGCTGGACATCGACTGCACCCTGGTGATCGTCGGCCAGGTCGGGCCGATCGACGAACAACTGACCCTGCCCATGCTCCTGGGCCGGCGCCGGCTGGCCGGTTCACCCATCGGCGGCATTGCCCAGACCCAGGAAATGCTCGACTTCTGCGCGCGCAAGACCATCCTCCCGGACTGCGAAATGATCGCCATGCAGGACATCAACCAGGCCTTCGAACGCATGGAACGGGCCGATGTGCGCTACCGCTTCGTGATCGACATGGCGTCCCTGGGCAGCGGCGCCTGA